A part of Numenius arquata chromosome 2, bNumArq3.hap1.1, whole genome shotgun sequence genomic DNA contains:
- the TOMM20 gene encoding mitochondrial import receptor subunit TOM20 homolog, whose protein sequence is MMVGKTSAIAAGLCGALFIGYCIYFDRKRRSDPNFKNRLRERRKKQKLAKERAGLSKLPDLKDAEAVQKFFLEEIQLGEELLAQGEYEKGVDHLTNAIAVCGQPQQLLQVLQQTLPPPVFQMLLTKLPTISQRIVSAQCLAEDDVE, encoded by the exons ATGATGGTGGGCAAGACCAGCGCCATCGCGGCGGGCCTTTGTGGCGCCCTTTTCATCGGCTACTGCATCTACTTCGACCGCAAGAGACGGAGCGACCCCAATTTCAAGAACCGGCTGCGGGAAC gaaggaagaaacagaagcttGCCAAAGAAAGAGCAGGGCTTTCCAAG TTGCCTGATTTGAAAGATGCTGAAGCAGTGCAGAAGTTTTTCCTTGAGGAAATTCAGCTTGGCGAGGAACTACTAGCTCAAg GTGAATATGAGAAAGGTGTTGATCACTTGACCAATGCCATTGCTGTGTGTGGACAGCCACAGCAGCTGCTACAAGTTCTACAGCAGACACTTCCACCACCAGTGTTTCAAATGCTTCTAACTAAGCTCCCTACAATAAGCCAG AGAATTGTAAGTGCACAGTGCTTGGCTGAAGATGATGTTGAATGA
- the RBM34 gene encoding RNA-binding protein 34 — protein sequence MGSRRRAAERREAQGPAAEARGRGGEGYAVGQVADSLGPGGAAAAPLARLFSAAAAPPVLVAVRGENKKRKRTEEVEKVSEDQSSPVIQEPPVKAKKARKKELSKAQKNLGSRESALERADEEEKQKLFQNKVKQKKGASRAVTKSVVNSDTGATVKQQKKKQVADETVDRRTVFVGNLPVSCTVQALRSLFKKYGQIKSIRFRSLVPAEDALSKKLAAIKHKVHPNAKFINAYVVFKEECDAIKALNENGTEFASGFHIRVDIASKNSLHDNKRSVFLGNLSYDISDDPVREHFSVCGGVVAVRIVRDRMTGLGKGFGYVLFENTDAVHLALKLNDSVLMGRKIRVKRCGEKWKAPQKSHNQSRAPKDRAATTLKNKRCTNDSFVGEKANPLKKRTKPKRLKTIPRNKAGKNKKSFDKN from the exons ATGGGgtcccggcggcgggcggcggagcggcgggaagCGCAGGGCCCGGCGGCGGAAGcgcgggggcgcggcggggagggcTACGCGGTGGGGCAGGTGGCGGACAGCCttgggccgggcggggcggccgccgcgcccCTCGCCCGCCTCttcagcgccgccgccgccccgccggtcCTGGTGGCCGTGAGGGGG gaaaataagaaaagaaagcgTACAGAAGAAGTCGAGAAAGTGTCAGAAGACCAGAGCTCACCTGTCATACAGGAGCCTCCTGTAAAAGCAAAgaaagccagaaagaaagaaCTTTCAAAAGCACAGAAGAACTTGGGAAGCAG AGAGAGCGCTTTGGAGCGGGCAGATGAAGAGGAGAAGCAaaaactgtttcaaaacaaagtgaagcaaaaaaaagGGGCTTCTCGTGCCGTCACCAAAAGCGTTGTTAATTCAGATACAGGTGCTACTgtcaaacaacaaaagaaaaaacaggtgGCTGATGAAACGGTCGACAGAAGAACAGTGTTTGTTGGAAACTTGCCTGTCAGCTGTACTGTTCAG GCGCTgagatctctttttaaaaagtatggaCAAATTAAATCCATTCGATTCCGGTCTTTG GTTCCAGCAGAAGATGCTTTGTCCAAAAAGTTAGCAGCAATAAA GCACAAGGTGCACCCTAACGCGAAGTTCATTAACGcttatgttgtttttaaggaagaATGTGATGCCATTAAGGCTCTAAACGA AAATGGAACAGAATTTGCTAGTGGATTTCACATCAGGGTTGACATTGCATCAAAAAACAGTTTG caTGACAATAAGCGATCTGTATTCTTGGGAAACCTCTCGTATG ACATCAGCGATGATCCTGTGCGAGAACACTTTTCTGTCTGTGGAGGTGTAGTAGCAGTGCGAATTGTGAGAGACAGGATGACTGGCTTGGGTAAAGGCTTCGGCTACGTTCTCTTCGAG AATACGGATGCTGTACATCTTGCTCTGAAGCTCAACGACTCTGTTctgatgggaagaaaaatacGAGTGAAGCGGTGTGGAGAGAAGTGGAAAGCACCACAGAAAAGTCACAATCAGTCTCGTGCTCCGAAGGACAGAGCTgctaccacattaaaaaacaagagGTGCACTAATGATTCATTTGTTGGTGAAAAAGCGAACCCGTTAAAGAAGagaaccaaaccaaaaagacTAAAAACTATTCCCAGAAATAAagctgggaaaaacaaaaagtctTTTGATAAAAATTAA